Proteins from one Stenotrophomonas aracearum genomic window:
- the ppx gene encoding exopolyphosphatase produces the protein MPHTSTTPPALQDGDLLAAIDLGSNSFHMVIARYTLGQLRVVDRLRETVRMADGLDGKGGLSAEARQRALECLARFGQRIRGIPPVRVRALATNTVRQLRSPQAFLMPAETALGHAIEVVSGREEARLIYLGVAHAQPPKPDQRRLVIDIGGGSTEFIIGQGMQTLERESLQAGCIASTRRFFPGGKLSKKRWKDALTEIGAEFQQFATKYRSLGWDEALGSSGTHKAISEICASMKLSKGAITAEALPQLRDELLKAKRIEDIDLPGLSPDRRPIIAGGILVLEAAFHALGLQKLLVSKAAMREGILYDILGRASENDLRDESVDALTQRYGIDTVQADRVQRTAMDLFGQVEKAWNLDPDDARMLGWAARLHELGLMIAHSGYHVHGSYVLENSDIAGFSRQEQQLLAALVRSHRRNVSKSAFDALPERLLLPARRMTALLRLAVLLNRAHEDSPMPALELSADDNRLSLILPQAYIDARPLLRADLIGETDGMAGLGILFRPFVA, from the coding sequence ATGCCGCATACCTCCACGACACCGCCCGCCCTGCAGGATGGCGACCTGCTCGCCGCCATCGACCTGGGCTCCAACAGTTTCCACATGGTCATCGCGCGCTACACGCTCGGCCAGCTGCGGGTGGTCGACCGCCTGCGCGAGACCGTGCGCATGGCCGACGGCCTGGATGGCAAGGGCGGCCTGTCGGCCGAGGCGCGCCAGCGCGCGCTCGAGTGCCTGGCCCGGTTCGGCCAGCGCATCCGCGGCATTCCCCCGGTGCGGGTGCGCGCACTGGCCACCAACACGGTCCGCCAGCTGCGTTCGCCGCAAGCCTTCCTGATGCCGGCCGAAACCGCGCTGGGACATGCCATTGAAGTGGTCAGCGGGCGTGAAGAGGCCCGCCTGATCTACCTGGGCGTGGCCCACGCCCAGCCGCCCAAGCCGGACCAGCGCCGGCTGGTGATCGACATCGGCGGCGGTTCCACCGAATTCATCATCGGCCAGGGCATGCAGACCCTGGAGCGCGAAAGCCTGCAGGCCGGCTGCATTGCCAGCACGCGGCGCTTCTTTCCCGGCGGCAAGCTGAGCAAGAAGCGCTGGAAGGACGCACTGACCGAGATCGGTGCGGAGTTCCAGCAGTTCGCCACCAAGTACCGTTCGCTGGGCTGGGACGAGGCCCTGGGGTCATCGGGCACCCATAAGGCGATCAGCGAGATCTGCGCCAGCATGAAGCTGAGCAAGGGCGCGATCACCGCCGAAGCGCTGCCGCAGCTGCGCGACGAGCTGCTCAAGGCCAAGCGGATCGAAGACATCGACCTGCCCGGCCTGTCGCCGGACCGCCGCCCGATCATCGCCGGCGGCATCCTGGTGCTGGAAGCGGCGTTCCACGCGCTGGGGCTGCAGAAGCTGCTGGTCAGCAAGGCCGCGATGCGCGAAGGCATCCTCTACGACATCCTCGGCCGTGCCAGCGAGAACGACCTGCGCGACGAGTCGGTCGATGCCCTGACCCAGCGCTATGGCATCGACACCGTCCAGGCCGACCGGGTGCAGCGCACCGCGATGGACCTGTTCGGCCAGGTGGAAAAGGCATGGAACCTGGACCCCGACGACGCGCGCATGCTCGGCTGGGCCGCACGCCTGCACGAGCTGGGCCTGATGATCGCGCACAGCGGCTACCACGTGCATGGCAGCTACGTGTTGGAGAACTCGGACATCGCCGGCTTCTCGCGGCAGGAACAGCAGCTGCTGGCCGCGCTGGTGCGCAGCCACCGCCGCAACGTGTCCAAGTCCGCGTTCGACGCCCTGCCCGAGCGCCTGCTGCTGCCGGCCCGGCGCATGACCGCCCTGCTCCGGCTGGCGGTGCTGCTCAACCGCGCCCACGAAGACAGCCCGATGCCGGCGCTGGAGCTGAGCGCGGACGACAACCGCCTGTCGCTGATCCTGCCGCAGGCCTACATCGACGCCCGCCCCCTTCTGCGCGCCGACCTGATCGGCGAGACCGACGGCATGGCCGGACTCGGCATCCTGTTCCGCCCCTTCGTGGCGTAA
- a CDS encoding ferritin-like domain-containing protein, whose product MAEADPLRKVALTREYAGQYRAGQLKLAADAPMPEPIRMPGRPAQLRLVHPREVPRRGLGNAEGRAAFIHAIAHIELNAIDLAWDAVYRFRGLPSSFHADWVGVADDESRHFLLLRERLQAYGFDYGDFAAHNGLWEMCEKTAHDGLARMALVPRVLEARGLDVTPGMITKLRSSNDHATADVLEIILREEVAHVAAGTRWYRWYCAREGVEPRARFIALLKEHAGGYLNGPFNLEARLLAGFDEEEMADLLEQATRR is encoded by the coding sequence ATGGCGGAAGCCGATCCGCTGCGCAAGGTGGCGCTGACGCGGGAGTACGCGGGGCAGTATCGGGCGGGGCAGTTGAAGCTGGCGGCGGACGCACCGATGCCGGAGCCGATCCGGATGCCGGGTCGGCCAGCGCAGCTGCGACTGGTGCATCCGCGCGAGGTACCACGGCGTGGGTTGGGCAACGCGGAAGGGCGTGCGGCATTCATCCACGCGATCGCGCATATCGAGCTCAATGCGATCGACCTGGCCTGGGATGCGGTGTACCGCTTCCGGGGGCTGCCGTCGTCGTTCCATGCGGACTGGGTGGGGGTGGCCGACGATGAGTCGCGCCATTTCCTGTTGCTGCGCGAGCGGTTGCAGGCCTACGGGTTCGACTACGGCGATTTCGCGGCGCACAACGGGTTGTGGGAGATGTGCGAGAAAACGGCGCACGATGGCCTGGCGCGGATGGCGCTGGTGCCACGCGTGCTGGAGGCGCGCGGGCTGGACGTGACGCCGGGGATGATCACCAAGCTGCGCTCATCCAACGACCACGCGACCGCCGATGTGCTGGAGATCATCCTGCGCGAAGAGGTGGCACATGTAGCGGCGGGGACGCGGTGGTACCGCTGGTACTGTGCGCGCGAAGGGGTGGAGCCTCGCGCTCGGTTCATCGCGTTGTTGAAGGAACACGCGGGCGGTTATCTCAATGGTCCGTTCAATCTGGAAGCGCGTTTGCTGGCAGGGTTCGACGAAGAGGAAATGGCGGATCTGCTGGAGCAGGCGACCCGCCGGTAG
- a CDS encoding phosphatase PAP2 family protein encodes MRTTPLEALRGRETRLCRRANDYCRHRRVRRAFAVVSRLGDGVFWYALMGALVLVDGFDGLRASLHMAATGLMALLLYKGLKRWTRRPRPYAADLRIRAWVAPLDEFSFPSGHTLHAVSFTIVALAYYPWLAPLLVPFTAAVGVSRVVLGLHYPSDVLAATAIATALAGASLQWLPLPV; translated from the coding sequence ATGCGGACCACGCCGCTTGAAGCCCTGCGCGGGCGCGAAACCCGCCTGTGCCGCCGCGCCAACGACTACTGCCGGCACCGTCGGGTGCGCCGCGCATTCGCGGTGGTCAGCCGGCTCGGCGACGGGGTGTTCTGGTATGCCCTGATGGGCGCGCTGGTGCTGGTCGACGGTTTCGACGGCCTGCGCGCGTCGCTGCACATGGCGGCCACCGGGTTGATGGCGCTGCTGCTGTACAAGGGCCTGAAGCGCTGGACGAGGCGTCCGCGGCCCTACGCGGCCGACCTGCGGATCCGCGCCTGGGTGGCGCCGCTGGACGAGTTCAGCTTCCCGTCCGGGCATACGCTGCACGCGGTGTCGTTCACCATCGTGGCGCTGGCGTACTACCCGTGGCTGGCCCCGCTCCTGGTGCCGTTCACCGCAGCGGTCGGCGTGTCGCGGGTGGTCCTGGGATTGCATTACCCCAGTGACGTGCTGGCGGCGACGGCCATAGCCACGGCCTTGGCGGGTGCGAGCCTGCAATGGTTGCCTTTGCCGGTTTGA
- the lpxH gene encoding UDP-2,3-diacylglucosamine diphosphatase — MTTLFISDLHLDPSRPAITELFLAFLQREAMQADALYILGDLFEAWIGDDTPSPAADAVADALKAVSAAGVPVYFIRGNRDFLVGDDYARRAGFRILPDPSVIDLYGQPVLLQHGDLLCTDDVAYQQFRAQTRDPVFQAQFLAQPLAARIAFAQKARDASQARQSEMKQGNRATFETVTDVAPDEVTATFVRHGVDTMIHGHTHRPAIHTLQAGGRSCTRIVLGDWYEQGSVLRVTPQGWTLDALA, encoded by the coding sequence ATGACCACGCTGTTCATTTCCGATCTGCACCTGGACCCCAGCCGTCCAGCCATCACCGAGCTGTTCCTGGCGTTCCTGCAGCGCGAGGCGATGCAGGCCGACGCCCTGTACATCCTCGGGGATCTGTTCGAGGCCTGGATCGGCGATGACACCCCCTCGCCCGCCGCCGACGCGGTGGCCGACGCGCTCAAGGCGGTGTCTGCAGCCGGGGTGCCGGTGTACTTCATCCGCGGCAACCGCGATTTCCTGGTCGGCGACGACTACGCGCGCCGCGCCGGATTCCGGATCCTGCCCGACCCCAGCGTGATCGACCTGTACGGCCAGCCGGTGCTGCTCCAGCACGGCGACCTGCTGTGCACCGACGACGTGGCCTACCAGCAGTTCCGCGCGCAGACCCGCGACCCGGTGTTCCAGGCGCAGTTCCTGGCGCAGCCGCTGGCCGCGCGCATCGCCTTCGCACAGAAGGCGCGCGATGCCAGCCAGGCCCGCCAGTCGGAAATGAAGCAGGGCAACCGCGCCACCTTCGAGACTGTCACCGACGTCGCCCCGGACGAGGTCACCGCCACCTTCGTGCGGCACGGCGTGGACACCATGATCCACGGCCATACCCACCGCCCTGCAATCCATACCCTGCAGGCCGGTGGCCGCAGCTGCACGCGCATCGTGCTCGGCGACTGGTACGAACAGGGTTCGGTACTGCGCGTCACGCCACAGGGCTGGACCCTGGACGCGTTGGCCTGA
- a CDS encoding phospholipase effector Tle1 domain-containing protein, with protein MAGHPDPTTPVPVTLQIGLFFDGTRNNADNLRHASRPAGRAAPAPLAPAPAVLADDASPYQSRLTSSFSNGLTNIARLHALYPDHRNGAASTPGLLSLAIYIEGAGTRTGKDDDLMGLAFGIGATGVKAKVHQALDVRLPEALRALARTLPAQLVGSVRLDLFGFSRGAASARDAVNRLNAADGRSWLQEQLRRTGWTAAATATARPVRFVGLFDTVVAIDARQRDELPRVVLAPGCADKVVQVVARDEHRHYFALTTVAPAHEEIALPGVHANIGGGYDQRIEGPKLLTRPQGQRLRNHGVPDTTTPPLGVLQATQVYARAQADCRRWQAALGLDDARIWVDVWHRWQQMRVAGSDSVLPQWVLFAHAAVVLKREIDWRYQLIALRLVHARAAAAGVVWARTPDADPTLALPTELQPIATRLVAGQALDAAQETLLRQRYLMQSAHWNFDALGDTALLYAADEATRELPYRPGPGLFYINRPTDDGKRVVLGNV; from the coding sequence ATGGCTGGGCATCCCGATCCGACCACTCCCGTGCCGGTCACGCTGCAGATCGGCCTGTTCTTCGACGGCACCCGCAACAACGCCGACAACCTGCGGCACGCCTCGCGTCCCGCCGGCCGCGCCGCCCCCGCCCCGCTCGCACCGGCGCCGGCCGTGCTCGCCGACGACGCCTCGCCCTACCAGAGCCGCCTGACCAGCAGTTTCAGTAACGGCCTGACCAACATCGCGCGCCTGCATGCGCTCTACCCCGACCACCGCAATGGCGCGGCGTCCACGCCCGGCCTGCTGTCGCTGGCGATCTACATCGAAGGCGCCGGCACCCGCACCGGCAAGGACGACGACCTGATGGGCCTGGCCTTCGGCATCGGCGCCACCGGTGTGAAAGCCAAGGTCCACCAGGCGCTCGACGTGCGCCTGCCCGAGGCCCTGCGCGCCCTGGCACGGACCCTGCCCGCGCAGCTCGTAGGCAGCGTACGCCTGGATCTGTTCGGCTTCTCGCGCGGCGCCGCCTCCGCCCGCGACGCGGTCAACCGCCTCAACGCCGCCGACGGCCGCAGCTGGCTGCAGGAACAGCTGCGGCGCACCGGCTGGACCGCCGCCGCCACCGCAACCGCCCGCCCGGTGCGCTTCGTCGGCCTGTTCGACACCGTGGTCGCCATCGATGCCCGGCAGCGCGACGAACTGCCCCGCGTGGTGCTCGCCCCCGGCTGCGCCGACAAGGTCGTGCAGGTCGTCGCCCGCGACGAACACCGCCACTACTTCGCACTCACCACCGTCGCACCGGCGCATGAAGAAATCGCCCTGCCCGGCGTACACGCCAACATCGGCGGCGGCTACGACCAGCGCATCGAAGGACCGAAACTGCTGACCCGGCCGCAGGGACAACGGTTGCGCAATCACGGCGTGCCCGACACCACGACCCCGCCGCTCGGCGTACTCCAGGCCACGCAGGTGTACGCGCGCGCCCAGGCCGACTGCCGACGCTGGCAGGCCGCGCTCGGACTGGATGACGCCCGCATCTGGGTCGACGTATGGCACCGCTGGCAGCAGATGCGCGTGGCCGGCAGCGACAGCGTGCTGCCGCAGTGGGTGCTGTTCGCGCATGCCGCCGTGGTGCTCAAGCGCGAGATCGACTGGCGTTACCAGTTGATCGCACTGCGCCTGGTGCATGCACGCGCCGCAGCGGCGGGCGTGGTGTGGGCGCGCACGCCGGATGCCGATCCGACATTGGCGTTGCCGACGGAACTGCAGCCGATTGCCACGCGCCTGGTGGCCGGGCAGGCATTGGATGCCGCGCAGGAAACGTTGTTGCGACAGCGCTACCTGATGCAGTCCGCGCATTGGAATTTCGATGCGCTGGGCGACACCGCGTTGTTGTATGCAGCGGACGAGGCCACGCGGGAACTGCCGTATCGGCCAGGGCCGGGATTGTTTTACATCAACCGGCCAACGGACGATGGGAAACGCGTGGTGTTGGGGAACGTTTGA
- a CDS encoding glycosyltransferase family 4 protein, with protein MRYAIVTETYPPEVNGVALTVQGLEQGLRAAGHEVDLVRPRQGDETDAGGALLVQGAGLPRYPGLRFGLPAPKRLARQWQQQRPDAIYIATEGPLGWSALRTARRLGIPVATGFHTRFDEYLPDYGVAWLQAAALRWMRRFHNQADATLVPTQELQQFLAGQGFDRVRLLARAVDSSQFEPTRRDPALREEWGIDGTGFAAIYVGRIAAEKNLALAVKAFRRLQQVRPKARFVWVGDGPARGKLAHENPDFIFCGVQRGDALARHFASGDLFLFPSRSETFGNVTLEAMASGVTTVAFDYGAAREHLRTDETGVAVDDDAAFVDAAVRLAGDDAARERLGRNAAVAMQRLHPQQVVAEFEALLAELAHARRPHADHAA; from the coding sequence ATGCGCTACGCGATCGTCACCGAAACGTATCCCCCCGAAGTCAACGGCGTCGCCCTGACCGTACAGGGCCTGGAGCAGGGACTGCGCGCGGCCGGGCACGAGGTGGACCTGGTCCGCCCGCGCCAGGGCGATGAGACCGACGCCGGCGGCGCGCTGCTGGTACAGGGCGCGGGCCTGCCGCGCTACCCCGGGCTGCGTTTCGGCCTGCCGGCCCCCAAGCGGCTGGCCCGGCAGTGGCAACAGCAGCGGCCCGATGCGATCTACATCGCCACCGAGGGCCCACTGGGCTGGTCGGCGCTGCGCACCGCGCGGCGGCTGGGCATTCCAGTGGCCACCGGCTTCCACACCCGGTTCGACGAGTACCTGCCCGACTACGGCGTGGCCTGGCTGCAGGCCGCCGCACTGCGCTGGATGCGCCGCTTCCACAACCAGGCCGACGCGACCCTGGTGCCGACCCAGGAGCTGCAGCAGTTCCTGGCCGGCCAGGGCTTCGACCGGGTCCGCCTGCTCGCGCGCGCGGTGGACAGCAGCCAGTTCGAGCCGACGCGGCGCGACCCGGCGCTGCGCGAGGAATGGGGCATCGACGGCACCGGCTTTGCCGCGATCTACGTCGGCCGCATTGCCGCGGAAAAGAACCTGGCGCTGGCGGTGAAGGCCTTCCGCCGCCTGCAGCAGGTGCGCCCCAAGGCGCGCTTCGTGTGGGTCGGCGATGGCCCGGCGCGCGGGAAGCTGGCGCATGAAAACCCGGATTTCATCTTCTGCGGGGTGCAGCGCGGCGACGCGCTGGCCCGGCACTTCGCCAGTGGCGACCTGTTCCTGTTCCCCAGCCGCAGCGAGACCTTTGGCAATGTCACCCTGGAAGCAATGGCGAGCGGCGTGACCACGGTCGCCTTCGATTACGGTGCCGCGCGCGAGCACCTGCGCACCGATGAAACCGGCGTGGCGGTCGACGACGATGCCGCCTTCGTCGACGCCGCCGTGCGCCTGGCCGGCGACGATGCCGCGCGCGAACGCCTGGGCCGCAATGCCGCCGTGGCGATGCAGCGACTGCATCCGCAGCAGGTGGTGGCCGAGTTCGAGGCCCTCCTTGCCGAACTGGCCCACGCCCGGAGGCCGCATGCGGACCACGCCGCTTGA
- a CDS encoding TonB-dependent receptor domain-containing protein codes for MTSRINVLGQAIRYALVAGTAGLVAAPAMAQDAPSPTNLDRIEITGSRIRTVDVETAQPVFAISRTDIERQGFSSVADILQNVTAMGSPTISRANALTAGENAGGTYIDMRNLGTQRTLVLVNGKRLGISTSGYQDVSTLPVSAVERIEVLKDGASAIYGSDAMAGVVNIITRSNVTGTTVNVYHGQYSEGDGARDRIDAVTGWSNDRLSLTLALEHSEEDGVWARNRGFSQYGMTDRHPLDASNWTTISQYGQITGLRGPGCTATAGCGYSLNRGSDPTRPGNYHRTDTTPFTGDVSNANDQMHVMYPLKRDSVYFDGRFAITDSINFRTELGYNERESTRQIAGYPLQSSTAGVGSMSINSYFNPFGNQHGYATPTAVAWNRRTWEVPRVTTSELKTYRAVASFDGSFDIGERYFDWEAGYQYNRNELESIATGNLHKARVAAGVGPSFLNTATGKVQCGTAAAPIGYDVCKPWNPLVPYGTTAADGLYGNAELQAWLFPEEVTKGRTTSKNFFANIAGSIVTLPGGDMGFAFGVESRKEDGRYTPDPLAQTGATTNLAAGPTGGDYTVNEAYLELNVPVLADLPGAKELTFNGATRFSDYDTFGNTLNSKFGFKWKPIDSLMVRGTWAEGFRAPTINDLFGGGSETFAQFSDPCDTVFGSSRTSAEVRARCSRDIANAATFRQLRQGGTPVTVATDATPVPFTSGSNPDLTPETSKSKTLGLVWSPGFIQNFNASLDWWKIRIDNTIIADTPSQILIDCYEQGIDARCTRFDRDPVTGIVTNLKFGNRNAGFLETEGYDLDLSYRLDTAFGKFSLNSATTYVSSNIYRSTNDASVVPTTTNGIGSGFRVRSNLVLGWDREDFGMSWTARYYSGVKEQCANIALYPEECSDPNQYAPWYKGSRNYNERGSVTFHDVQFRYNLPWDGTVSVGANNVFDRLGPIMYSKPNSAFSYYGGYDIGRVIYMKYQQRF; via the coding sequence ATGACTTCACGCATCAACGTACTGGGGCAGGCGATCCGCTATGCCCTGGTCGCCGGTACCGCCGGCCTGGTGGCCGCCCCGGCCATGGCACAGGACGCGCCGAGCCCCACCAACCTGGATCGCATCGAGATCACCGGTTCGCGCATCCGCACCGTTGACGTGGAGACCGCCCAGCCGGTGTTTGCGATCAGCCGCACCGACATCGAACGCCAGGGCTTCAGCTCGGTGGCCGACATCCTGCAGAACGTCACCGCCATGGGCAGCCCGACGATCAGCCGCGCCAACGCGCTGACCGCTGGTGAGAATGCCGGCGGTACCTACATCGACATGCGCAACCTGGGCACCCAGCGCACGCTGGTGCTGGTCAACGGCAAGCGCTTGGGCATCAGCACCTCCGGTTACCAGGACGTGTCCACCCTGCCGGTCTCGGCGGTGGAGCGGATTGAAGTGCTGAAGGACGGCGCCTCGGCGATCTACGGTTCGGACGCGATGGCCGGCGTGGTCAACATCATCACCCGCAGCAACGTCACCGGCACCACCGTGAACGTCTACCACGGCCAGTACAGCGAAGGCGACGGCGCGCGCGACCGTATCGACGCGGTCACCGGCTGGAGCAACGACCGCCTGTCGCTGACCCTGGCGCTGGAGCACTCCGAAGAAGACGGCGTGTGGGCACGCAACCGCGGCTTCAGCCAGTACGGCATGACCGACCGCCACCCGCTGGACGCGAGCAACTGGACCACGATCAGCCAGTACGGCCAGATCACCGGTCTGCGCGGCCCGGGCTGCACGGCCACCGCCGGCTGCGGCTACTCGCTCAACCGTGGCAGCGACCCGACCCGTCCGGGCAACTACCACCGCACCGACACCACGCCGTTCACCGGTGACGTGAGCAACGCCAACGACCAGATGCACGTGATGTATCCGCTCAAGCGCGACTCGGTGTACTTCGATGGTCGCTTCGCGATCACCGACAGCATCAACTTCCGCACCGAGCTGGGCTACAACGAGCGTGAGTCGACCCGCCAGATCGCCGGCTACCCGCTGCAGTCCAGCACCGCCGGCGTTGGTTCGATGTCGATCAACAGCTACTTCAACCCGTTCGGCAACCAGCACGGCTACGCCACCCCGACCGCGGTGGCCTGGAACCGCCGTACCTGGGAAGTGCCGCGCGTGACCACCAGCGAACTGAAGACCTACCGCGCGGTGGCCTCGTTCGACGGTTCGTTCGACATCGGCGAGCGCTACTTCGACTGGGAAGCGGGCTACCAGTACAACCGCAACGAACTGGAATCGATCGCCACCGGCAACCTGCACAAGGCGCGCGTCGCCGCCGGCGTCGGCCCGTCGTTCCTGAACACCGCCACCGGCAAGGTCCAGTGCGGTACCGCCGCCGCGCCGATCGGCTACGACGTGTGCAAGCCGTGGAACCCGCTGGTTCCGTACGGCACCACCGCTGCGGACGGCCTGTACGGCAATGCAGAGCTGCAGGCATGGCTGTTCCCGGAAGAAGTCACCAAGGGCCGCACCACCTCGAAGAACTTCTTCGCCAACATCGCCGGTTCCATCGTCACCCTGCCGGGCGGCGACATGGGCTTCGCGTTCGGCGTTGAAAGCCGCAAGGAAGACGGCCGCTACACGCCCGATCCGCTGGCCCAGACCGGTGCCACCACCAACCTGGCCGCAGGCCCGACCGGTGGCGACTACACCGTCAACGAGGCGTACCTGGAACTGAACGTGCCGGTGCTGGCCGACCTGCCGGGCGCGAAGGAACTGACCTTCAACGGCGCGACCCGCTTCTCCGACTACGACACCTTCGGCAACACGCTCAACAGCAAGTTCGGCTTCAAGTGGAAGCCGATCGATTCGCTGATGGTGCGCGGCACCTGGGCCGAGGGCTTCCGCGCCCCGACCATCAACGACCTGTTCGGTGGCGGTTCGGAAACCTTCGCCCAGTTCAGCGATCCGTGCGACACCGTGTTCGGTTCTTCGCGCACCAGCGCCGAAGTGCGCGCACGCTGCTCGCGTGACATCGCCAACGCCGCCACGTTCCGCCAGCTGCGCCAGGGCGGCACGCCGGTGACCGTGGCCACCGACGCCACCCCGGTGCCGTTCACCAGCGGCTCGAACCCGGACCTCACCCCGGAAACCTCCAAGAGCAAGACGCTGGGCCTGGTCTGGAGCCCCGGCTTCATCCAGAACTTCAACGCCTCGCTGGACTGGTGGAAGATCCGCATCGACAACACCATCATTGCCGATACGCCTTCCCAGATCCTGATCGACTGCTATGAGCAGGGCATCGACGCACGCTGCACCCGCTTCGATCGCGACCCGGTCACCGGCATCGTCACCAACCTGAAGTTCGGCAACCGCAACGCCGGTTTCCTGGAAACCGAAGGTTACGACCTGGACCTGAGCTACCGCCTGGATACCGCGTTCGGCAAGTTCTCGCTGAACTCGGCCACCACCTACGTGTCCAGCAACATCTACCGTTCGACCAACGACGCCAGCGTCGTCCCGACCACCACCAACGGCATCGGCAGCGGCTTCCGCGTCCGTTCCAACCTGGTGCTGGGCTGGGACCGCGAAGACTTCGGCATGAGCTGGACCGCGCGTTACTACTCGGGTGTGAAGGAACAGTGCGCCAACATCGCCCTGTACCCGGAAGAGTGCTCGGATCCGAACCAGTACGCCCCGTGGTACAAGGGGTCGCGCAACTACAACGAGCGCGGCTCGGTCACCTTCCACGACGTGCAGTTCCGTTACAACCTGCCGTGGGACGGCACCGTGTCGGTCGGCGCCAACAACGTGTTCGACCGCCTGGGTCCGATCATGTACAGCAAGCCGAACTCGGCCTTCTCGTACTACGGCGGCTACGACATCGGCCGCGTGATCTACATGAAGTACCAGCAGCGCTTCTGA
- the purF gene encoding amidophosphoribosyltransferase — protein sequence MCGIVGIVGNQNVAGQLYDGLTVLQHRGQDAAGIATADGTRLRVQKANGLVRDVFDAKTMSTLEGRVGIAHVRYPTAGSEGMDEAQPFYVNSPYGIALAHNGNLINTETLRQQVFEQDRRNVNTDSDSEVLLNVFAFELDAQRQLSPEAAIRAVAGVHRRCKGGYAVISVVLGLGLVAFRDPHGIRPLVLGKRAHAEGDEYIVASESSALDVLGFQRVRDVRPGEALVITARGELFSEVCAEPVEHSPCIFEYVYFARPDSMIDNVSVHKARMRMGIKLGEKILRLRPDHDIDTIIPIPDTSRDAALEISNVLGVKYREGFIKNRYIGRTFIMPGQGERVKSVRRKLNPIHLEFRNRVVLLVDDSIVRGTTSQQIVQMARDAGARKVYLASAAPPVRYPNIYGIDMPAAEELVAHNRSVEEIEAHLGCDWLIYQDIEDMEAAVREGNPELKSFDSSCFNGVYPTGIEPGYFERIQQLRSDDAKHKRRA from the coding sequence ATGTGTGGCATCGTCGGTATTGTCGGCAACCAGAACGTCGCCGGGCAGTTGTATGACGGCCTGACCGTCCTCCAGCATCGCGGCCAGGACGCGGCGGGCATCGCCACCGCCGACGGCACCCGCCTGCGCGTGCAGAAGGCCAATGGCCTGGTCCGGGACGTGTTCGACGCCAAGACCATGTCGACCCTGGAAGGCCGGGTCGGCATCGCGCATGTGCGGTACCCGACCGCCGGTTCGGAAGGGATGGACGAGGCGCAGCCGTTCTACGTCAATTCGCCGTACGGCATCGCGCTGGCCCACAACGGCAACCTGATCAATACCGAAACGCTGCGCCAGCAGGTGTTCGAGCAGGACCGCCGCAACGTCAACACCGATTCGGACAGCGAAGTGCTGCTGAACGTGTTCGCGTTCGAGCTGGACGCCCAGCGCCAGCTGAGCCCGGAAGCGGCCATCCGTGCGGTGGCCGGCGTGCACCGCCGCTGCAAGGGCGGGTATGCGGTGATCAGCGTGGTATTGGGCCTGGGCCTGGTGGCGTTCCGCGACCCGCACGGGATCCGTCCGCTGGTGCTGGGCAAGCGCGCGCATGCCGAAGGCGATGAGTACATCGTGGCGTCGGAATCGTCGGCGCTGGACGTGCTGGGCTTCCAGCGCGTGCGCGATGTGCGCCCGGGCGAGGCGCTGGTGATCACCGCGCGCGGCGAGCTGTTCTCGGAGGTGTGCGCCGAGCCGGTCGAGCACAGTCCGTGCATCTTCGAGTACGTGTACTTCGCGCGTCCGGATTCGATGATCGACAACGTGTCGGTGCACAAGGCGCGCATGCGCATGGGCATCAAGCTGGGCGAGAAGATCCTGCGCCTGCGCCCGGACCACGACATCGATACGATCATTCCGATCCCGGATACCTCGCGCGACGCTGCGCTGGAAATCTCCAACGTGCTCGGGGTGAAGTACCGCGAAGGCTTCATCAAGAACCGTTACATCGGCCGCACCTTCATCATGCCGGGGCAGGGTGAGCGGGTGAAGTCGGTGCGCCGCAAGCTCAATCCGATCCACCTGGAGTTCCGCAACCGGGTGGTGCTGCTGGTGGACGATTCGATCGTGCGCGGTACCACCAGCCAGCAGATCGTGCAGATGGCGCGCGACGCCGGCGCACGCAAGGTGTACCTGGCCAGCGCGGCACCGCCGGTGCGTTACCCGAACATCTACGGCATCGACATGCCGGCGGCGGAGGAGCTGGTGGCGCACAACCGCAGCGTGGAGGAGATCGAGGCGCACCTGGGCTGCGACTGGTTGATCTACCAGGACATCGAGGACATGGAAGCGGCGGTGCGCGAGGGCAACCCGGAGCTGAAGTCGTTCGATTCGTCGTGCTTCAACGGGGTGTATCCGACCGGGATCGAGCCGGGCTACTTCGAGCGCATCCAGCAGCTGCGTTCGGACGACGCCAAGCACAAGCGCCGCGCCTGA